The following are encoded together in the Glycine soja cultivar W05 chromosome 5, ASM419377v2, whole genome shotgun sequence genome:
- the LOC114412420 gene encoding uncharacterized protein LOC114412420 isoform X2 has translation MAANSGTKYVSVNLNKSYGQHSSAFGSARTPRPAAGAAAAPSSSRPRSSHKAGPKLSVPPPLNLPSLRKEHERFDSLGSGGGPAGPGGSGTGARPSSSGLGWTKPIAEDVSRPVVKPAAAAAAVPVSSAVLRGEDFPSLRATLAPGPGPNQKIQENQNSIQNQNLNQKQKHSLGDENVFVEEKEGSLVTDQFSVPRRVNVVGGGDGGRGSRVVHPKYGGGLGRKQEEYFPGPLPLVRLNPRSDWADDERDTGYSLSREGRDHGFRGEAFWDVDMPRVGGLPHKHDQRGQLRGNEVGKVMNSEVEAYDRMGPEGNSWRSSNLSFPKDAGNERNGVGVGVRPSSGSRDVGKDSNKYVPSPFRDEDAGKRDGQGGKQQPWNNVVEPYGDRNHDQLNRSRADSVQSSVSRTAFLMGGKGLPVNDPLLNFGREKWALPKSEKGFLEDPFMKDFGGSGFDGRDLLGGLVGVVKKKKDVLKQTDFHDPVRESFEAELERVQRMQEQERQRIIEEQERALELARREEEERLRQAREQEERQRRLEEEAREAAWRAEQERIEALRKAEEQRLAREEEKQRIVLEEERRKQAAKQKLLELEQRIARRQAEVSKSGSNAPVVVDEKMPAILNEKEASRATDVGDWEDSERMVDRILTSASSDSSSVNRALEMGSRSHFSRDLSSTFVDRGKPVNSWRRDGYENWNSSAFYPQDQDNSHNSPRRDLSIGGKPFMRKDYNAGAGFVSSRPYHKGEISEPHLDEYAHVKPQRWNQSADGDHLSRNTEIDSDFHENYFERFGDGRTQGHSRGNPCPPFPERTYPNSESEGPYALGRSSRYSVRQPRVLPPPSLGSVHRTYKNENEHPGPSSFLENEMHYNQATRSDSTLPTGYDNGNRGQPEVVDARQETTENEDHKVEITPRCDSQSSLSVSNPPSSPTHLYDEDDLDDSGDSPTILTSEGSKNGPLTAPDNESIATPAGNENVVTPCPVSSGDDDEWTTENNEQFQEQEEYDEDEDYQEEDEVHEGDDHAQLNQDFEDMHLQEKGLPHLMDNLVLGFDEGVQVGMPNEEFERTLKDEETTFMAPQASEECVSYDNARDNGKALQPVNDTSQVNLNSTSTVFQESEKPAQDLVIQPSNSLSPVVSESLVNEEASNGLLTQHSTTPSPVTVAPHYSSSNAPSQAEVPIKLQFGLFSGPSLIPSPVPAIQIGSIQMPLHLHPQVGAPLSHMHPSQPPLFQFGQLRYTSPISQAIMPLGPQSMSFVQPNIPSSFSYSHNPGGQMPVQTAPETSDSFMKNEIRHHSVDSQPGNSRNLPQSSLPSEDAENIAGIKGRFEAAHDPNNSSRTSSFQLDKKGNQNVVGKSSNISSSAKESEVQPVTRDASLHPVSKENFMESKTQFCGRGKRYAVTVKNSNPRSSGPATRVNRPDSGGFMRRPRRNMQRTEFRVRESAEKRQSTSSVLTDQFGLDNRSNINGRGAGVSGRTGHRKAMANKLGKQTVESATENSQGMDSGSRGEKVDGKESAKTQGFSHSGQSNLKRNLCSEEDVDAPLQSGIIRVFEQPGIEVPSDEDDFIEVRSKRQMLNDRREQREKEIKAKSRVAKAQRRPRSGSQSVVAVANSTKGSITAVEVANSIHADFVAADVRGMTKMDASSGFNSSLLSQALPPIGTPPLKIDAQPDLRSQMSRSHKTSLPAVSGGEKDPGSGVIFESKNKVLDNVQASLGSWGNAQISQQVMALTQTQLDEAMKPQQFDSQVSVGNMTGAVNEPSLPTSSILTKEKIFSSASSPINSLLAGEKIQFGAVTSPTVLPSNSRVVSHGIGPPRSSRSDMQMSHNLTGSDNDCSLFFDKEKHGNETHGHLEDCDAEAEAEAAASAVAVAAISSDEIVGNGLGTCSVPASDGKSFVAADIDRVVAGCEQQLANQSRSEEPLSVSLPADLSVETLPISLWPPLPSTQNSSGQMISHFPSVPPHFPSGPPSHFPFYEMNPMMGGPVFAYGPHDESASTTQSQPQKSTTSASRPIGSWQQCHSGVESFYGPPTGFTGPFIAPPGGIPGVQGPPHMVVYNHFAPVGQFGQVGLSFMGTTYIPSGKQPDWKHIPTSSAAGAGEGDINSMNMASSQRNPANIPSPIQHLAPGSPLMPMASPVAMFDVSPFQPSTEMSVQARWSHVPNSQLPLSMPLQQQEGIQTSQFSHVPSVDQPLNAKRFTGSRASTSSEGDRNFPRATDVNVNQLPDELGLGDTSNSTPTKTSAQSVVNKTPSVIPITDTLKVDVLNGNSHSSNNQNASSSFKNQPSQFDHSSGHGNYQRGGISQRNNSGGEWSHRRGYQGRNQSLGSDKNFSSTKVKQIYVAKQTISGASTVS, from the exons ATGGCGGCCAATTCCGGCACCAAATACGTCTCAGTGAATCTGAACAAGTCCTATGGCCAGCATTCCTCCGCCTTCGGATCCGCCCGGACGCCGCGCCCTGCCGCCGGAGCCGCCGCAGCTCCGTCGTCGTCGCGGCCCCGCAGCTCGCACAAGGCCGGGCCCAAGCTTTCCGTTCCGCCCCCCTTGAACCTTCCTTCGCTGCGGAAAGAGCATGAGCGGTTCGATTCGCTGGGATCGGGAGGTGGGCCCGCCGGCCCGGGTGGTTCCGGAACCGGGGCCAGGCCCAGCTCCTCCGGTTTGGGCTGGACCAAGCCCATCGCAGAGGATGTGTCGCGGCCAGTCGTTAAACCGGCCGCTGCTGCGGCTGCTGTGCCGGTTTCGTCTGCCGTTTTGAGAGGAGAGGATTTTCCATCTCTGCGTGCCACCTTGGCGCCTGGGCCTGGCCCAAATCAGAAGATACAGGAGAATCAGAATTCGATTCAGAATCAGAATCTGAATCAGAAGCAGAAACATTCTCTGGGTGATGAGAATGTGTTTGTGGAGGAGAAGGAGGGTTCTTTGGTTACTGATCAGTTTAGTGTTCCTCGCAGAGTGAATGTggttggtggtggtgatggtggtCGCGGTTCGCGGGTGGTGCACCCGAAGTATGGGGGTGGTCTTGGGAGGAAGCAGGAGGAGTATTTCCCTGGTCCTCTGCCGCTGGTTCGGTTGAACCCACGGTCGGATTGGGCCGATGATGAGCGTGACACTGGTTACAGTTTGAGCAGGGAGGGCAGGGATCATGGTTTTCGGGGGGAGGCTTTTTGGGATGTTGATATGCCTAGGGTTGGTGGTTTGCCTCATAAGCATGACCAGAGGGGACAATTGAGGGGCAATGAAGTTGGAAAGGTTATGAACAGTGAAGTGGAGGCTTATGATAGAATGGGGCCGGAGGGGAATTCTTGGAGGAGTTCGAATTTGTCCTTTCCCAAGGATGCTGGAAATGAGAGAAatggtgttggtgttggtgtGAGGCCGTCGAGTGGGAGTAGGGATGTGGGGAAGGATAGTAACAAGTATGTTCCGTCACCATTTAGAGATGAAGATGCTGGAAAGAGGGATGGTCAGGGTGGGAAACAGCAGCCTTGGAATAATGTGGTAGAACCATATGGTGATCGGAATCATGATCAACTCAACAGGAGTAGAGCTGATTCTGTCCAGAGCTCGGTGTCCAGAACAGCTTTTTTGATGGGTGGTAAGGGGCTGCCTGTTAATGATCCTCTGCTTAATTTTGGTAGAGAGAAGTGGGCCTTGCCAAAGAGTGAAAAAGGTTTCTTGGAGGATCCGTTTATGAAAGATTTTGGAGGTTCTGGTTTTGATGGGAGGGATTTGTTGGGTGGTCTTGTTGGGGTGgtcaagaaaaagaaggatgtGCTGAAGCAAACTGATTTCCATGATCCTGTGAGAGAATCCTTtgaggcagagcttgaaagggTTCAGAGGATGCAAGAACAGGAGCGACAGCGAATCATTGAGGAGCAAGAAAGGGCATTGGAGTTGGCTCGCAGAGAAGAGGAGGAAAGATTAAGGCAGGCTAGAGAACAGGAAGAGAGGCAGAGGAGAttggaagaagaagcaagagagGCAGCATGGAGAGCTGAGCAAGAGAGGATTGAAGCTTTGCGGAAGGCTGAAGAACAGAGGTTAGCTAGGGAAGAAGAGAAACAGAGGATCGTTTTAGAAGAAGAGAGGAGGAAACAAGCTGCTAAGCAAAAGCTTTTGGAATTGGAGCAAAGGATTGCTAGAAGGCAGGCTGAGGTATCCAAAAGTGGCAGTAATGCTCCAGTTGTTGTGGATGAGAAAATGCCTGCAATATTGAATGAAAAAGAAGCATCAAGGGCTACAGATGTGGGTGACTGGGAGGATAGTGAAAGAATGGTTGACAGGATATTGACTTCAGCATCTTCTGATTCGTCAAGTGTGAATAGGGCATTGGAGATGGGCTCTAGGTCTCACTTCTCTAGAGATTTATCTTCCACCTTTGTGGATCGAGGAAAACCAGTTAATTCATGGAGAAGAGATGGATATGAGAATTGGAACAGCTCAGCATTTTATCCACAAGACCAGGATAATAGTCACAACAGTCCCCGAAGAGATTTATCAATTGGTGGAAAGCCATTTATGAGGAAAGACTATAATGCTGGTGCTGGATTTGTGTCTTCAAGGCCTTATCATAAAGGAGAAATTTCAGAGCCTCATTTAGATGAATATGCTCATGTAAAACCACAGAGGTGGAACCAATCAGCAGATGGAGATCATCTTAGCAGAAATACAGAGATTGATTCTGATTTtcatgaaaattattttgaaagattTGGTGATGGTAGAACGCAGGGTCATTCCCGTGGCAATCCATGTCCTCCATTCCCTGAGCGTACTTATCCAAATTCTGAATCAGAGGGACCCTATGCCTTGGGGAGGTCGTCACGGTATTCTGTCAGGCAGCCTCGAGTACTTCCTCCTCCTTCACTAGGTTCTGTTCACAGAActtacaaaaatgaaaatgagcaCCCTGGCCCTTCTTCTTTCCTAGAAAATGAGATGCATTATAATCAGGCAACCAGGAGTGACTCTACCCTTCCAACTGGTTATGACAATGGGAACCGTGGACAACCTGAAGTAGTGGATGCCCGGCAAGAGACTACAGAGAATGAGGACCATAAAGTGGAAATCACGCCGAGGTGTGATTCTCAGTCTTCACTCTCTGTTTCAAACCCTCCAAGTTCTCCAACACATCTATATGATGAAGATGACTTGGATGACTCTGGAGATTCTCCTACAATATTGACTTCTGAAGGAAGCAAAAATGGCCCCCTCACAGCTCCAGACAATGAATCCATTGCAACACCTGCTGGAAATGAGAACGTAGTTACTCCATGTCCTGTCTCTAGTGGGGATGATGATGAATGGACTACTGAGAATAATGAGCAGTTCCAGGAACAAGAGGAAtatgatgaagatgaagattatCAGGAAGAAGATGAAGTGCATGAAGGAGATGATCATGCTCAACTCAACCAAGATTTTGAAGATATGCATTTGCAGGAGAAAGGATTGCCCCACTTGATGGATAACCTTGTATTAGGATTTGATGAGGGTGTACAGGTTGGGATGCCTAATGAAGAGTTTGAAAGGACATTGAAAGATGAAGAAACGACATTTATGGCACCACAGGCTTCAGAAGAATGTGTATCTTATGATAATGCACGTGATAATGGCAAGGCCCTCCAACCTGTTAATGATACCTCTCAAGTGAATCTTAACAGCACTTCCACTGTGTTCCAGGAATCAGAGAAGCCTGCTCAAGATTTGGTCATTCAGCCTAGTAATTCTCTTTCCCCTGTGGTGTCTGAGAGTTTAGTTAATGAGGAAGCATCTAATGGCCTGTTGACCCAACATAGTACAACACCGAGTCCAGTTACTGTTGCCCCTCACTACTCATCTTCTAATGCTCCAAGTCAAGCTGAGGTACCCATTAAGCTTCAATTTGGTCTGTTTTCTGGTCCATCTTTGATACCATCACCCGTACCTGCCATACAGATTGGTTCTATACAGATGCCACTGCATCTGCATCCACAGGTTGGTGCACCCCTCTCACACATGCATCCATCGCAGCCtcctttgtttcaatttggccAGCTAAGATATACATCTCCCATATCACAAGCTATAATGCCTCTGGGTCCTCAATCCATGTCATTTGTTCAGCCTAATATACCATCTAGTTTCTCTTACAGTCATAACCCTGGAGGTCAAATGCCAGTTCAAACTGCTCCAGAAACTTCTGATTCctttatgaaaaatgagatcAGGCATCATTCTGTTGACAGCCAACCAGGTAATTCAAGAAACTTACCACAAAGTTCACTGCCAAGTGAAGATGCAGAAAATATTGCTGGAATAAAGGGTCGATTTGAGGCTGCTCATGATCCTAATAATAGCAGTAGGACTTCTAGTTTCCAATTGGATAAGAAGGGGAATCAAAATGTAGTTGGTAAGAGCAGCAATATTTCATCCAGTGCAAAAGAATCAGAAGTTCAGCCTGTCACTAGAGATGCATCACTTCATCCAGTTTCAAAAGAGAATTTTATGGAGtcaaaaacacaattttgtGGCAGGGGAAAGAGATATGCCGTTACTGTAAAAAATTCAAACCCAAGATCATCAGGTCCAGCTACAAGGGTTAATCGCCCAGACTCTGGAGGATTTATGAGGAGGCCTCGCCGGAATATGCAGCGCACTGAGTTTCGAGTTCGGGAAAGTGCTGAAAAGAGgcagtctactagttctgttttgACCGATCAGTTTGGGTTGGATAATAGGTCAAATATCAATGGGAGGGGAGCAGGTGTATCTGGAAGGACTGGACATAGGAAGGCTATGGCCAATAAATTGGGAAAACAGACAGTAGAGTCAGCTACAGAAAATTCACAAGGAATGGATTCTGGAAGCAGAGGTGAAAAAGTTGATGgaaaagaatcagcaaagaCTCAGGGCTTCTCACATTCTGGACAGAGTAATCTCAAAAGGAATTTGTGTTCTGAGGAAGATGTTGATGCTCCATTGCAAAGTGGAATTATACGTGTGTTTGAGCAACCTGGAATTGAAGTTCCTAGTGATGAAGATGACTTTATAGAAGTAAGGTCAAAGAGGCAAATGTTAAATGATCGTCGAGaacagagagagaaagaaatcaAGGCCAAGTCTCGGGTTGCAAAG GCGCAACGGAGACCCCGTTCCGGTTCGCAAAGTGTTGTGGCAGTGGCCAATTCTACCAAAGGATCCATAACTGCAGTTGAAGTGGCAAACAGTATCCATGCCGATTTTGTTGCTGCTGATGTGCGGGGAATGACTAAGATGGATGCCTCATCTGGATTTAATTCAAGTTTACTGTCCCAAGCATTACCTCCGATAGGCACACCTCCTTTGAAAATTGATGCCCAGCCCGATTTAAGATCACAGATGAGCAG GTCACATAAGACAAGTCTCCCAGCAGTTTCTGGTGGTGAAAAGGACCCTGGGTCTGGTGTGATATTTGAAAGCAAGAACAAGGTTCTAGATAATGTTCAGGCATCTCTGGGCTCTTGGGGTAATGCGCAAATTAGTCAACAG GTAATGGCACTTACACAGACACAACTTGATGAGGCTATGAAGCCTCAACAGTTTGATTCACAGGTTTCTGTTGGCAATATGACTGGTGCTGTTAATGAACCCAGTTTGCCAACATCATCCATTTTGACAAAGGAGAAAATCTTTTCATCTGCTTCCAGCCCAATTAATTCCTTGCTTGCTGGAGAGAAAATTCAGTTTG GGGCAGTAACATCTCCAACTGTTCTTCCATCCAACAGCCGTGTTGTGTCTCATGGCATTGGTCCACCTCGATCATCTAGATCAGACATGCAAATGTCCCACAATCTTACTGGATCTGACAATGACTGCAGCCTTTTCTTTGATAAAGAGAAACATGGTAATGAAACTCATGGTCACTTAGAAGATTGTGATGCGGAAGCCGAAGCCGAAGCAGCTGCTTCAGCTGTTGCTGTTGCTGCCATTAGTAGTGACGAGATTGTTGGAAATGGATTGGGTACTTGTTCTGTCCCTGCTTCAGATGGTAAAAGTTTTGTAGCTGCAGATATTGATAGGGTAGtagcag GTTGTGAGCAGCAATTAGCTAATCAATCTAGATCCGAGGAGCCTCTTAGCGTATCTCTTCCAGCAGACTTATCTGTTGAGACTCTGCCAATTTCCTTGTGGCCTCCCTTACCAAGTACACAAAATTCTTCGGGTCAAATGATTTCACATTTTCCTTCTGTCCCTCCTCATTTTCCTTCAGgccctccttctcattttcctTTCTATGAAATGAATCCTATGATGGGTGGTCCTGTCTTTGCTTATGGACCTCATGATGAGTCTGCATCTACAACACAGTCACAGCCTCAAAAAAGTACTACATCTGCATCAAGGCCAATTGGGAGCTGGCAACAGTGCCATTCTGGTGTGGAATCTTTTTATGGACCTCCGACAGGGTTCACTGGGCCTTTTATTGCTCCTCCTGGAGGCATTCCAGGAGTCCAGGGGCCACCACACATGGTTGTTTATAACCATTTTGCTCCTGTTGGGCAATTTGGTCAAGTTGGCTTGAGTTTCATGGGAACCACTTATATCCCCTCTGGAAAGCAGCCTGATTGGAAACACATTCCTACATCTTCTGCTGCGGGGGCTGGTGAGGGGGATATAAACAGTATGAATATGGCATCTTCACAGAGGAATCCTGCTAACATTCCTTCTCCAATTCAACATCTTGCTCCTGGTTCACCACTTATGCCAATGGCTTCTCCTGTGGCAATGTTTGATGTTTCTCCTTTCCAG CCCTCTACTGAGATGTCGGTACAAGCTCGATGGTCACATGTTCCTAATTCACAACTTCCTCTGTCAATGCCATTGCAGCAACAAGAAGGGATACAGACTTCTCAGTTCAGCCATGTCCCTTCTGTTGATCAGCCATTAAATGCCAAAAGGTTTACCGGTTCTCGAGCTTCAACATCTTCTGAGGGCGATAGGAATTTTCCTAGAGCCACTGATGTGAATGTCAACCAATTGCCCGATGAACTTGGGTTAGGGGACACTTCAAACTCAACTCCTACCAAGACTTCAGCACAGAGTGTTGTCAACAAGACTCCATCTGTGATCCCCATTACAGATACTTTGAAGGTTGATGTTCTGAATGGCAATAGCCATAGTAGTAATAACCAGAATGCAAGTTCTTCTTTCAAGAATCAGCCCTCACAATTTGACCATTCCTCAGGGCATGGTAATTATCAGAGGGGTGGTATTTCTCAGAGGAATAATTCTGGGGGTGAATGGTCCCATCGTAGAGGGTACCAAGGTAGAAATCAATCTCTGGGTTCAGACAAAAACTTTTCCTCAACAAAGGTAAAGCAAATATATGTGGCTAAACAGACCATTAGTGGGGCATCAACAGTATCATGA